The following DNA comes from Solanum stenotomum isolate F172 chromosome 11, ASM1918654v1, whole genome shotgun sequence.
ccgtTTAGTCCCTTTCAGAAAGAAtgtctctctctttttttggcAACTTTTTACTTTCAACTTTCCATGTGGCATAGTTAAGACCGATAAAAGTGCATTTTGGTTaattctacatatctttagctttagaccacaagattcaaaagtctttattactttctttaattcttgtgtcaagtcaaaaccagacaaacaaattgaaacaaagggagTTCTAATATTTGTCAATGTTGCGCTCagtaataatttttcaatttttcagttTTCATTCCTTTTTAAGTTTATTCTCTTAATCAAAAGCTGGATGCTTCAAGAGCATAATTGGTGCACATGTACTTCTATTAATGCATTTCTGGGAATTTGTTTCGGATTCACAGCTACAGTCGTTCCAAGCAGAAGATATCAAGCAGGATTATGATACTGGGAAAGATGGAGTCACCATGGTGACATTCAAAGCTGATTTTGACCGTGTACAAGGTTTAGAAGAAGCTATTAAGGCCAACTGCAGCCGTGACATTGTATTCTACAAACACTAGAATTTTTCCATATCACTTTGTCTGATGGTTTTAGTTCCATCCTGCTGGAACTTATGGAGATCTGGAATACCCTCTGCTTCAGAAGCAAGCTACATGTCGAGATGGTTAATATCATCCGTTCATTCTTGAAAGGTTCATAACGTTGCTCTTGTTGACTCCAATATATGAGCTGAATTTTCCGTCTCTTTTAGTCTTCGTTCTGTAATTAGGAGTCGTTATAGGAGAGTCGAGACATAAGCATGAGAGTGGTCTGTTCTCATTTCTCTTATATTCATACAACTTTTGAAGATATATACTTGTACAGTCTTTCCCATACTTTTTGTTTCTATACTCATGAATAAGACATGGATGctttgtttgttttgttattatctgttgtttttgttactatttgttgtttcttgtacttccGTTACTCTTTTTCTGGACTGATTTGGATTGTTTTTCCTTCTAAAGAAATTGAATGCTTGTAACTGGCATTTTCTTGGTTCTGCcaatgttattattgtttcatGGTGCTTAAATATTCAAGTTTAAGCCATTCTTTTAGGTGAGAATACTTATCCTGTGCAATTAATTGTGGTGCGCGGAAGCTGGTCCGAACACAATGGTCATAAAAAAGAACCTTATTGACATCAAGAATGACAACATTTGGTAAGTGAAATCTGTGAGAGAAGCAATGTAGTTTTCCTTCTAATAATCTCAAGGAACCTTCAATATCCAACCCCTCGTGGACCGTGCCCTAAGAGCCTTTTTCGAGACAAAACTGGTAATTCTGTGGATCCGAGAAAGAACTTCAGTCCTGCATGCAACTCCTTATTGTGGGATAGGGTCTAGGATATATATCACTCTTGTTGCTAGTTCATAGTACAAAATTATTCTAGATTTTGATCGAATCTTGACACCATATAAGACTCAATTGCTAACAACTCCATTTCACACCGATGTAGGACTCTAACATCTTCAACATGCTTAGGACTAGACGTTTGGAACATGTAAAAGTAGCTCAATATCAGGTTAATATCATGTTGAGAAATAAATCTGGTTTTACTCAACCTCAAACCACAAAAGTTAGTAGCTTATACTAAGGATCGTTCACGATCATGTAAGGGGGAAAATGATTCAATCCCCTATAGTTTCTGTCCAACCAAAGTTAGTGactttttttaaacataatacGAAGTTTGAACCGAAGTTAATTGAAATATAGGAATAATTGTAGATCAAAATGTTATTGCCAAGCTAAATTCTAGTGGAACATttgttaaaagtaaaaaaaattagtgatttATTGTGGCGTATTTTAATCAGTCAGAAATCTCTTACCAATGAGTCAAATTTCAAAGGAACTAGTATATTCGTTCAGAATAACGATTTTCTAATAATGAGTTTTACTTTTCGTATAAGTCTTAGTCTCtttaataaaatgaaacttTCTATTTTCAAAAACTCGTTAAGTATTTCAATATCATACGTGACATATTTAAAATCCGGACAAAAAATTTAAGgacattttaatatattatactAATAACTTTTACTTATAAAGATCACTAAGACTCAATAGCCTAATTATTCTGCTACTTTTGTGTGCTTTCCTTTTTGTTGCTTCAGCTCTAGTAGTTGATGAGACAATATCTCTTTTCTAAGttattgtttaaatttttattcctattattaaaatgttttataaatataacttttagAAAATCACACAATTTTAATAGAACAATATGTTagatttgaatttaatatttactCATATATTTCTTAACCTTACAAACTAAACATTAGGTGATGTATAGAATATTTACTAAAGATTTAGACTatagtatatttatattatttttaaacatatgaatcTATTGGCTTACATTAATATAGGTGGAAATTATAGAAGCTTCTATAATTTCCACCTATATTAATGTAAGCCAATAgattcatatgtttaaaatgataaaatgttTCGCTCAAAATTTGTCCTTGGATTCAGAAtttgtttattgtatttttgtcaTCTTAGCTTAGTTTATTCTTGTGTCCCCTTATAATTGGATTCGAGCATTTTGCCTAATCATATTCTTATTGCTATATGCCAGAAATATTAGggatttgatgaagaaaagtagttttaatataataaaaaaaatagctacACTTATTGATACATATATTATGTGCCTAGTACTTGTGCTGATGCAAGGTATATAATGAGATAATCGGGATTGCATAAGTTTAGGAGAGGATATAAAGAGGGTTGCAAGGGTACAAATTGATCCCTTTAAATGTATCAATCTTTCCTTTCATTTATTATTGCAGAGaacaaataattgaaagatAGAAAATTGGAAGTCTATGATAGAGCTTAGTCTTAAATCTATGTATCTACCCAAAGGGGTAGCCTAGTCGAAGAAGAAACACAGGACTCAGATTCAAAATTctatattgaaacaaaaaatactaGAGTGGTGTTTTCAAATTTGCCTAAGCTTTTGTAGAAAGGGCTATTTCACACCTACACTGGTGAGAGGTAATTAAGGTGTGCAGAAACTAATTTGAATATCATCGTCATTCAAATTCAGGTGCCCCTCCATCTCATCCTCCAAAGTAGAGCAAAAAGATTAAAACTAAGCActcttatttaaaatatattgttactaattttttataattatttaaagtttAGCTAATCTTAGATTGACGATGATATTTAGATTAGTTTCTGGGATCATTGAACCTCGCTCTCGGGCCCCGAGGCAGAGCAAAgcaaaatgatttattttttttagaaaatttcaaCTATTCTTTATACTGGAGTCTTAATACTGACTATCGGTGCACTTTCCACCTAATAAAAAAGAtggttttaattatttcttacgttatattttatgttactaattcaaatttcaaatattacattatttcatatttctttGGAGTCGATTTTGTTAAAATTTCTGACTTTGTCACTTCTGCGATTACGGTAGACAATGATGAGCAAAAAAATCCAAGAATATCGGCACCAATATTACACGTGCAAGGCCTCGAAATGCACCACGTAGCTTAAGCCTAGCCTTActtgttttccttttcttcttccaaGTTCCATAATCAGTTCGTCATCCAATGGATAAAAGTTTCTAAATTTATACattctttcattttaatttatgtgtttttttttggttttccattcGGCCGTGTCTAGAGTTCGCATTGAAGCTCCGACTAAATTCAAATTGCACTCTCCAGGCCCATTCAAGGGTGATgctcccaacatgattttctccatatccAGAGCTCGAATTCGAGACCTCTAGTTAATAGTGAAATAGTTCGCactaccaaaaatttaaatatattttattaaaatttgactCGATAGTAATCCATTGAAAATGTTACTAGCAAGACAAATTCTAGTGGAATTTATGtcgaaagtaaaaaaaataaatatcgaTCTTGTCTAAGTGTGTCTTAATCAGTTGAAAATTCCTTATTGGCAAGTCAAATTTTGAGGGAAATAGTGCATTTCCTATAGAAAATGTAACATTCTATATTCAGAAACTCGTTAATTATATCTATGTCATACATGACACATTTAAGATCTgaacataaaatttaaagacattttaatatatattacatatttttatttaaagatcacaattttttttttactttattaaaattttgtgttaATCAAAATAAGACAGATAAAATGAAACGTCGAGAATAGAGTTTTAGAGCCATATCCTCACGAAGAAATACATAAGATTTTATGTCTTGTAGTGAGATGTTTTGAGTATAAATTGAGGCTAAATTGAAAGCCAATTTCATTCCActctcaaaaatctttctttgtTAGAATATATAGTGAAAGAAAACATGAAGGTCAATAATAGCCTAATTATTTTGCTAGCACTTTTATgtgcttttctttttcttgcttCAGCTCTAGCAGTTGATGAGACTAAAGGTAAAGGTCGATTTACGCAAATATCTCTTTTTTAAGTTATCgtttaaattttatatgtttttttaaaggttttataAATATAACTCTCATAAAATTATACAATTCTGACGAATTATGTTAGacttgaatttaatatttatttagttgTTTCTTACCTTACAAAACTAAACATTACTAGTATTTATATTGTTCTTAAATATATGGATCTATTGGCTTCCATAAACATATATAGATAgttaattactttttattttcgCCTTTAATAATATGTTTGTCCATCTTAAAGATGgagacaaattcaaaatttctagaTTTCAATCTTTTTGAGTTATTAGAATCTGAATTAATACAAAATTAGACCAATTAAGCTATTGAACTTTATTGAATTCGTATCTTTTACTCTACCTCCACCTATGCATGCACTCAACTAACTATAGAAACATTGTGACGTATTTGAGGCCACAATTAAGACTGTACTCTTTTGacgaatataatatatttttatcaaaaattcaatactcaatcaaatatcGTCATATGACAACGTAATCAAGAGATACTAATAGTTCCATGCACTAATGAGAAATACTATATGTTGTATGTAGCAACAAATGAAGGACAAGTAAATGATGCAACACAAGGCCATGGTTGGGACGGGGGAGGCGGCTGCCACGGACGCGACTGTCACGGAGGTGGTGGTCATGGAGGTGGTGGTGGTCACGGAGGCGGTGGTCATGGAGGTGGTGGTGGTCACGGAGGCGGTGGCAATTATTGCCGATACGGATGTTGCGGTGGATATTATCGAGGAGGAGGGTGCAAGCAATGTTGTAGAACTGCTCAAGAATATTCAGCTTACAATATGCAAAATGACGTCAATCGCCCTTAAATGCATAACGTATGATAAATAACGGGAATTTAGTGCACCAGACTGTCTTTGTAACGTTCTAGCTAGCTAGCGCTAGCCTAATGTTGTTCTAtgagttaaataaaaattataatgtaGTAAATATGCAATAAAACATATATCTATGTTTTATATTCTCCAGACTCTAATTTTCCTCTAAAAAATAGTTTCATCAACAATTTATTTTGTCGGAAAGCTTTCTTTGATTAATAATTCTGTAAGAGAGATGCTAGAGAGATTTTTAGACTTTTGTAGAACGAAAATTTTTGACTTCAATCTCTTTAGGTAAgtcacaattttaaaaaaaaatcatattgttattttaaaattcttgtCAAACAACCTGATTCTATTAACAATCAAAGAAATGTCATTTGAATATATTTAATGAAAGTCTGACCGTCACTCTTGTATTATTATGAGagtttcttttcaaattcaaaatctatttttgtctatcttcttcactttcaatttaaatataccccttttattatattttgatataaaattgtccttaattttgatggaaaaaaatatgtgaCAAGCTCCAAATCAAATGACCAACTAATTTTAAATATCCGATTTCCTAAAACACACCTATTTAACTCATAATATGGAATTTCAGTCAAGAATACTGGTTTACGATAAATTAGTATgaaataatgattaattaaGCTCATATTTATTGATTAGAAGAAATTCAGCCatcttttaaaaacatatgtttAATAGATTActctcacaaaaaaaaaaaaaaaaattaccgtAAAAAATCAGCGATACAACCGTAGACTTAGGAGTAAATtattaagggcaattttgtgTCAAAATATAATAAGAGGGGACATATTTGAACTGAAAGTATAATGGAAAAGacatatttaaatgaaaaatataacgATGATaagtataattaaattatttttaatagtatAAGAGTATATTTGATGCGCTCCCTTTTCAAAAACccttctttatatatatatatatttttttttttattttttttattttttttattttttttatttttttattttttatttttttttcgtcACAAGCTAAGTTTAAGTTTCAAGTATAATTTCATTTCTATATCGTTTTGGAGttgattttaataaaatttctgaTTTGGTCACTTCTTCGCTTACTTCATTACGTTGAAAATGAGATATAATATGATCGACGTTAAGATTGACTATATGAAGGTATTGACAAAATGTTTCCTTGTAAGCATTAATATCTCATATTTTACGTGTAAAACCTTCAAATGCACCACGTAGCTTAATTAACCCTGACCTTTGTTTTTTCATcctccgttttaatttatatgttacaataataaaataaacacttTTCAACATCATAATTTAGTTCATCGATTAAATGAATAATTCATCAAACGTTTTTTTGATAGTATGtatcttacttttcttttgtcTTAAATATGTATAGAAAAGAAAGCAACATTTGATAGTAAGATATTCATTATTTCTAATACTAAATGTCTCTTAatgttattatttatattttataaaagttgCATAAATATAATCTAGACTATGTTGGATTCTGATCTTTTTTATCTCTCCAGGGCCTATTCGGGGATGGCGCTCCCAACAGGATTTTCTCCACACCCaaggctcgaacccgagacctcaggttaagggtgaaacacaCCCATgccaccagtgcaccacaacccatgttggtggATTCAGATCTATTAATACTCATTTATATAACTTTACAAACAAACTATTCTGCTATATTTGACATTTgcattaatttataaatattttagattATGATGTAATGTTTTCtcaatttaatttgttaaagaTGGATTTTTAGATTATagtctaattttaaaattacaatattaTCACATATATTTTGGGAGCCAATATTATCTCGATGCTTACTTCAACATGTTGAAAATGgtttttaagaaattcaagatcGACACCAAAATTGACTATATGAAGATAttgacaaaatatttctttgtaAGCAATATTGTCTCAAATTCCATGTGTAAAACATCAAATGCACCACGTAGCTTACGCCTaagcttaagaaaattattttcaaacttatcatttctttgttttaatttatgtgtcattactaaaaatttattttattaaaatttgatttgtgAATTAAGAATATTGAACGAACAATCCATCAAAAATGTTATCGATAAACTAGATTCTGATAGGTTATTTGTTGAAAACTTTTAAtgaaaatcatcaatattttgtACTTATGTTAATCCATCGGGAGTCTCTAACTATGTCTATTAATCCGTATATTTCCTTCtataacttttcatatttagaaaTTGGTTATTTATGATATCGCACATTGTATATTaaagataataaaattcaaggacattttaatatattatgcataactttaatttaagattataaaatttaataaatataacgttactttcttaaatttcatatactcatatatatcaaaataagaCACGTAAAATGAAACGATCCGGAGTAGTGTTTAGAGTCAAAATTAAATCATCACCACCAAGAGACCACATAAGATTTTATGTCTAGTAGTGGGATTTTTTGGGTATAAATTAAGGTTAAGGCTTAGTTGAAAATCATTCCATTGTAgtctcaaaaatctttctttgtTGGATAGTGAAAGAAAATATGAAGATCAATAATAGCCTAATTATTCTGCTAGCACTTTTATGTGCTTCACTTTTTCTTGTTGCAGCTCTACCAGTTGATGAAACTAAAGGTAATATaaagtttttaattaattgctattttaattttcttaaacatATGGATTTATTGtcttacatatttaaaaatatatatagttcatGCATGCAATTATGACAAGAAATAGAATATACTTAGACGATTTagtacaacaaaaataacttttagcggcatCAAAGAGTGCTAAAGCCTTTATCGGCaatagttaattgtcattgaaTCCAATGTCGttataggctttagggacatttacaaagaatgctaattgccgctaaaagtacATATTTAACGACAATTAAGCTGTTATCGTCAAttaattgctgctaaaaatcatttttggtaTAGTGATTTCACTTGATATATACAACACTTTTTTTATTCTGTCCTAAAAAggaatattgttatttttctatatttgaaggttttaaatgttaaaattttctttttactctTGATAATATGTTGTTATAATCATAAAAATGTCATGACACATTTGATCCGCAACTAATTAAGGATATCCTTTTTATAATTAGTTGTGTTGAAATAAGCTATCTTTTCATTTCTAGAATTCAGAAATAATTAGTAAatctaaaaatttgaaatcGCCTCTACATACCATTTTGACATGTGTccaaaaaattcttattttctaAACGTCATGTTCAGTCTAATTACTCTAtgttgtatgtatatatatatatgtagcaGCAAATGAAGGCCAACTAAATGCTGAAACACAAGGCCACGGCGGTGGCGGAGGCCACGGTCATGGTGGTGGCGGCCATGGAGGCAGTGGAGGCCACGGAGGTGGAGGTCATGGAGGCGGTGGTCATGGAGTCAACCACCCTTAAATGAAGAATATCgtcataaattaaagaatttcGAATTAAACTACGTACTCCATCCACTTTTTGTAATTTAGTCAATAATAAAAACTATGTACGTACGTTTTAAATTTGAAGTTCTAGCATAGCCTAATGAAGTGGCATGTGTTATGTGTAATGGAAATGATAtagtaaaaatgaaataaatatcagtatgttttttcctttttcaatttaAAGTTTGTCGATAATTATTTATCATGTATATTCTGTTTTCACgtgttttataaaaaagaaagaagatatatatatgaaaCAACAATATCGATGAACAACAAGAGTTATGGTGGTCGGTGGAGGAGTAAGTATTCCTCCATCCTTAATCAGAAGTCTTGAATTTGAATCTCTCTAAATATGTAGTCGCCTTTAATAGAGATTAAACTTAACGCTCAATATGAGATTTAAATCGAATATACTAATTCTGTTAACATCTTTACATCATGCATAAATATAGTTACAATTTTTATAATcgtaattaaattatttgataatgtaaaaaaaaaattaaaaaaaattataggttAGTGAATAAAGGATGAgctcaacttttttttaaaaacaaataataaaattataaagaaatattCTTGTCAATTGTTTTGCTATTTGAGGATGACATTCTTGCTTTTAGTATATCAAAGTGACTTGAATTTATAACTATAGAATACAAAAGAAACcaagttaattaataaaaaactaAATCATCTATAAgtctttaagaaaataaataactataaaGATATAATAAAGTCAAGGTGAAAAGAAACTTACGTTATAATATTGCATAAGCCTAGCTCAATTTTTCTATGTACATATAATACtccattttttgtttatatagacactaatttcttagttttttcattattttttttctcaattttactCGTCCCAATTAATGTAAACATAATTATTATACCAAAAATAAGAATTAGTTAGGaaaattcaatttcaagaaagaaatttgaaggaaaatttgaatttgatagtacaaaaagagaaataaatacAATACTAACAAACTATAAATCTTAATATAAAggcattaaaataaaataaatcgtTCTCTCTTAATTAACATATGATATTGTTTCCTTATATTTCATCACAAACTTTCTTTTTCTCGAtttgacttttcaaaaatttcaagtgATTTCCTAGCTTCTAATTTCtagtaatattttcaattaggaatatttttttttttttgttaaactttTTTGATATAATCCTTACCTTTCCTTCGTTATTTATTTCTATCCCTTCAAGAAAAGTTTGACTGCTGAAGCATGtaagaattcaagaaaaatacatgaaactctagtactccctctgtccacaattgtttgtcagggtaagatcatgcacatccctcaaggaaaatttaatactaggtgtaatttgactaatataaccctattatatcaagaataccaaaagtcTACATaccttttcaattgaactacacaattattaagggcagaattggaaaaaagtgactaattatttcttgattgtttaaattgacaattaatcttggacatctatttttagtatacctgccaaacaattgtggacggagggagtagtattatATAGACTCATGTTGAAGTTTGGATAGATTAATTGGGTgtgaaaaatgtcaaataatatACCAATAATTAATTCCAAGATCTTACAAATTAAGGTTATAACAATGTAAACACTAAacttaatataaatacaatatcaTTCAAAACTCAATATAGACAATCAATTACAATGTTTTGCGGATGCACCAATAGGGAGGCTAAGAGGTTGATTGTAGCAAAAGTTATGAGATGTAAATATAGGTTAGAAAAGAACTGGAAAAGATAATTACACAAGAAATTACTCAACTTCACCTTACTGAGAACATGTAGATAGAAAGATATGGAGTTCGCTtgtgaatttatatatttgttaataataaaattatattggcctacaaatagaaaaacaaatattgaataACATGCCATGAACAATGTTACTTTGCAAGCACATGAAGTCCAATTCAACTCATTACTTTGATaagatatatattaataatcatAGTTGAGTACATATTAACATCAAAATCAATAACACATGAATTAACGAAAGAGAACTTCCTAAATTACTCAAAAGAACTCGATATCATAATATTTCTTCATTTGATCATAGATATCTTCTCTCAGAAActcaatatcatcatcatcttccataaatttattctcaaaattattattatcactCGTTTCACCCACATTACCATTCTCGTGAGTCTTTCCTTCCACAATTTCTGACTCAACattattcttgttattttttgttcCAACAATTCTAGACTCCACATTATTATCTTTCATAATTTCAAACTCAAGGTTAGTCTTTTCTCCCGCGTTATCACACTCAAAATTATCATTCCCCTCAACATGATAAACAATTTTATTCATGTCAACTTTGTTCCCTTTCCCTAGAACCTTATTTAAACTCTTTCCCATCATTTTTATCCTCTTCTTCTTGAAATTACCTTCTTCTTTATCCACTTCACCATCATTAGTTTCCACAAATTTCTCTTCGACCCTTAAAGATTGatctttttttccattttcatccTCTTCTTCGTCATCAGAAATTTCAATAACCTCATTTGCATCATTTTTATCGTTAGTATTTCCACCACCAATCCCAAACTCATTAATCTTTGTGGTCCCCACAAAAGGGGACCACAAAGATTCTGGGTTGGGCTCGaaagtatttttctctttttccttgTTTTTCAATTCGTCATCAAAATTTGCCTTCTGGGTTGAGCTCGAAAGAACAGACCAAGACGTGAGTGCATACCCTAAAGCCTCAGATGCAAATGGGTATGGATTGTAATTTGGGTTTAACAAATTCGATACGTACATGAAAttgttcttgatgagttcttgattgtGAGTGTAGAGAGGAAGATTGAGGATCAAATAGTGATTTGGGCCTTTGTTAGTGGTGGTAACCAGGAGCAAAATATTAGCTATGAAGAGGATTTGTGAAGGGGCAATTTGATTTGGGTCAATCTCAATGGCTTTAAGAGCATAAATACGACAATCTTCAAAGTTTCTCTGTTGAAGAAACAATTCGGAGGCACTgagataattttgaaattttaaattaggGGTGTTATTTGCTATGTATTGTCGGAGCGCCATTGTTAGAGAATATGAAGCTTTTGTAAATGGAGATGATTTTGGACATGAAATTTTTGTGAAGGatatatgttgtatatatacacaaaatgaaatatcaaatgCAGTAAATCATTTATTACAGAATCTGATTAGTTGATAAATTAAAATCTTTAACATTTTGGAA
Coding sequences within:
- the LOC125845543 gene encoding glycine-rich cell wall structural protein-like, giving the protein MKVNNSLIILLALLCAFLFLASALAVDETKATNEGQVNDATQGHGWDGGGGCHGRDCHGGGGHGGGGGHGGGGHGGGGGHGGGGNYCRYGCCGGYYRGGGCKQCCRTAQEYSAYNMQNDVNRP